The Girardinichthys multiradiatus isolate DD_20200921_A chromosome 24, DD_fGirMul_XY1, whole genome shotgun sequence genome has a window encoding:
- the LOC124861790 gene encoding lysine-specific demethylase 6A-like isoform X3 produces the protein MYAVQFHIAHLYEIQKRYRASKEAYETLLQTEDLPAQVKATTLQQLGWMHHTVEQLGDKASRDSYAIQCLQKSVEADPNSGQSWYFLGRCYASIGKVQDAFVSYRQSIDKSEASADTWCSIGVLYQQQNQPMDALQAYICAVQLDHSHAAAWMDLGTLYESCNQPHDAIKCYINATRSKGCTNTTALTHRIKCLQAQLSNPQLSSLQGKSKMLPLIEEAWSLPIPAELTSRQGGLSSAPQQACKPNHSAEGGGSGQSLPPHGGSLGQAEDQSCPAKRRRAGSPAKNDSWPSNPPQQPALSWYLSPQKLQMLEQLRSNRANLKPPQLQMLEQLEAQLAVMQQHQMRQNASGGQLRPSLPNGPTTNSLPSPNPSLHPTRPHLGPSRHLCPPQPLANGPVGSGPHRHSDSVGDNRNGNTNNQPGPAATGPNGDVPYPQAAGSSNAALLPHTCTSMTPQDAMPHQALHLNSSQGLQKECVSHATGSSSEGTPSHTQTPNTTTLIHPNNQVGHSSNAPSLRQTHNHLPSPPSLPHSSTSGGAGPTASTTKDGHADATSHGNGGSGGKEQLPLPSAESEKVQTDGLANHVHSGNGDKGTEGSDKQSLSADNPRLSALLVVEKGPEESEAPSEGTPSTVSTVLESQKKINNIHPAAVPSVPQPQGNSAASSPISAISTATPSPKSSEHTQTGGQSPPTTTTATTTLSTAPAVNGNSKGGISEDSQSPLKGEPPTITGLIATPPHGHSSSSSSSSSSSISIYPSSTDVLKACRNLGKNGLSNSSILLDKCPPPRLPPPPSPALPKDKLNPPTPSIYLENKRDAFFPPLHQFCTNPSNPVTVIRGLAGALKLDLGLFSTKTLVEANPEHPVEVWTQLLQPADENWDPSGTKKMWRCESTRAHTTIAKYAQYQAASFQESLREENEKKALKEPLDTEPSSAESATRKRRGPLKHIKFGTNIDVSDERKWKQQLQELSKLPAFARVVSAGNLLSHVGHTILGMNTVQLYMKVPGSRIAGHQEHNNFCAVNINIGPGDCEWFAVPEAYWGVMSNFCEKNNINFLMGSWWPNLEDLYEADVPVYRFIQRPGDLVWLNTGTIHWVQAIGWCNNVGWNVGPLTAHQYKLGVERYEWNKLQSVKSMVPMVHLSWNMARNIKVSDHKLFEMIKYCLLRTLKQCQWVKEALTSAGKETVLRLRTRDEPAHYCTICEVEVFNLLFVRREHLSKKQCLVHCQDCARKGSAALDDFMVLEQYRMEDLMQVYDQFTLVPPLHSS, from the exons ATGTATGCAG TTCAGTTCCACATTGCTCATCTGTATGAGATTCAg AAGAGATACCGGGCTTCCAAGGAGGCGTACGAGACTCTGCTGCAGACGGAGGACCTACCTGCACAGGTGAAGGCCACCACCTTGCAGCAGTTGG GCTGGATGCATCACACAGTGGAACAGCTGGGGGACAAGGCCAGCAGGGACAGTTATGCCATCCAGTGTCTGCAGAAATCTGTGGAAGCTGACCCCAACTCTGGACAGTCTTGGTATTTCCTTGGCAG gtgCTACGCAAGTATTGGCAAGGTCCAGGATGCCTTTGTCTCTTATCGGCAATCCATAGATAAATCGGAGGCCAGTGCAGATACTTGGTGCTCTATAGG GGTGTTGTACCAGCAGCAGAACCAGCCAATGGACGCTTTGCAGGCTTACATTTGCGCCGTGCAGCTGGACCACAGCCACGCCGCAGCCTGGATGGATCTGGGCACATTGTACGAGTCCTGTAACCAGCCGCACGATGCCATAAAGTGCTACATCAACGCCACACGCAGCAAAGGCTGCACCAACACCACCGCGTTAACCCACCGCATCAAATGTCTCCAG GCTCAATTGAGTAACCCCCAGCTCAGTAGCCTACAGGGTAAAAGTAAAATGCTCCCTCTTATTGAGGAGGCATGGAGCCTACCAATCCCAGCTGAGCTAACCTCCAGGCAGGGAGGCCTGAGCAGTGCACCGCAGCAG GCCTGTAAGCCCAATCACAGTGCTGAAGGAGGGGGCTCAGGTCAGTCTCTACCCCCTCATGGGGGCTCGCTGGGTCAAGCAGAGGACCAGTCATGCCCAGCCAAGAGGAGAAGAGCCGGCAGTCCTGCCAAG AATGATTCATGGCCCAGTAATCCACCACAACAGCCAGCACTGAGCTGGTACCTCTCCCCACAGAAATTACAG ATGCTGGAACAGCTGCGCAGTAACCGGGCCAATCTGAAGCCCCCTCAGCTACAGATGTTGGAGCAGCTGGAAGCTCAGCTCGCTGTAATGCAGCAGCACCAG ATGAGGCAAAATGCGTCAGGAGGTCAGCTTCGTCCCTCTCTTCCTAATGGTCCCACCACCAACTCTCTCCCCTCTCCCAACCCCAGCCTCCACCCCACCCGGCCCCACTTGGGACCGTCACGGCACCTTTGCCCGCCTCAGCCGCTGGCCAACGGGCCCGTCGGCTCCGGGCCACACAGACACTCTGACTCTGTGGGTGACAATAGAAATGGTAATACTAATAATCAGCCGGGGCCCGCGGCCACAGGACCCAACGGAGACGTGCCTTACCCGCAAGCTGCCGGCAGCAGCAACGCAGCACTGCTACCTCACACCTGCACAAGCATGACGCCACAGGACGCCATGCCACACCAGGCCCTGCACCTAAACTCCTCTCAG GGGCTTCAAAAGGAGTGTGTTTCACATGCGACAGGCTCAAGCAGTGAGGGGACTCCCTCTCACACCCAGACCCCCAACACCACCACCCTAATTCACCCCAACAATCAGGTTGGACATTCCAGTAACGCTCCATCGCTGCGACAGACTCATAACCACCTCCCCTCCCCCCCATCCCTCCCCCACTCCTCTACCTCAGGTGGTGCTGGACCCACAGCGTCCACTACCAAAGATGGTCATGCTGATGCCACCTCCCACGGGAACGGGGGCTCAGGCGGTAAGGAGCAGTTGCCGCTCCCGTCTGCTGAGAGTGAAAAGGTGCAGACAGATGGACTAGCCAATCACGTCCACTCTGGGAATGGAGACAAGGGGACAGAAGGTAGTGATAAGCAAAGCCTTAGCGCAGACAATCCCAGGCTATCTGCCCTTCTGGTAGTGGAAAAGGGCCCTGAGGAGAGCGAGGCGCCGTCGGAGGGGACTCCATCCACAGTGTCTACGGTGCTGGAGTCCCAAAAGAAAATTAACAACATCCATCCGGCTGCTGTGCCCTCTGTGCCCCAACCTCAGGGCAACTCGGCCGCCTCCTCGCCCATCTCCGCCATATCTACAGCCACACCGTCGCCCAAATCTTCTGAACACACCCAAACAGGGGGCCAGAgtccccccaccaccaccaccgctACCACCACGTTGTCTACTGCGCCTGCCGTCAATGGCAACAGCAAAGGAGGCATTTCGGAGGACTCTCAAAGCCCACTTAAGGGTGAGCCTCCCACCATCACAGGTCTCATAGCAACGCCTCCACACGGACACAGCTCGTCCTCCTCATCGTCTTCGTCGTCTTCAATATCCATCTATCCCAGCTCCACAGATGTACTGAAGGCCTGCAG AAACCTTGGAAAGAACGGGCTTTCCAACAGCAGCATCCTTCTCGATAAGTGCCCCCCGCCCCGGCTGCCGCCCCCGCCTTCACCAGCCCTGCCCAAAGACAAGCTCAACCCTCCCACTCCCAGTATCTAC CTGGAGAACAAGAGGGACGCTTTTTTCCCTCCTCTGCACCAATTCTGCACAAACCCCTCCAACCCGGTCACTGTTATTAGGGGCCTAGCTGGAGCGCTCAAACTGG ACCTCGGCTTGTTCTCCACCAAGACTTTAGTGGAGGCTAACCCGGAGCACCCGGTGGAGGTCTGGACTCAGCTCCTACAGCCTGCAGACGAGAACTGGGACCCGAGTGGCACCAAGAAGATGTGGCGCTGCGAGAGCACCCGTGCTCACACCACCATTGCCAAATATGCTCAGTATCAGGCTGCTTCTTTCCAGGAGTCTCTGAGG GAGGAGAATGAAAAGAAGGCACTAAAGGAACCTCTGGACACAGAGCCATCATCTGCAGAGAG tGCCACACGAAAAAGAAGAGGGcctttaaaacacataaaatttgGAACTAACATCGACGTCTCTGATGAAAGGAA GTGGAAACAGCAGCTGCAGGAGCTCAGTAAACTGCCAGCCTTTGCTCGAGTGGTGTCAGCCGGCAACCTGCTGAGCCACGTGGGTCACACCATCCTGGGTATGAACACGGTTCAGCTCTACATGAAGGTCCCCGGGAGCAGGATCGCAGGCCACCAAGAGCACAACAACTTCTGTGCTGTCAATATCAACATCGGGCCCGGAGACTGCGAGTGGTTCGCTGTGCCGGAGGCTTACTGGGGAGTGATGAGTAACTTCTGCGAGAA GAACAACATAAACTTCCTAATGGGCTCGTGGTGGCCCAACCTGGAGGACCTGTACGAGGCTGATGTGCCGGTTTATCGCTTCATCCAGCGTCCAGGCGATTTGGTGTGGCTCAACACAGGAACCATCCACTGGGTGCAGGCTATCGGTTGGTGCAACAACGTCGGCTGGAACGTTGGACCTCTCACTG CCCACCAGTATAAGCTGGGTGTGGAGCGTTACGAGTGGAACAAGCTCCAGAGCGTTAAGTCTATGGTTCCCATGGTGCACCTCTCCTGGAACATGGCGCGGAACATCAAAGTGTCCGACCACAAGCTGTTCGAGATGATCAA GTACTGCTTGCTGCGGACGTTGAAACAGTGCCAGTGGGTGAAGGAGGCTCTGACGTCAGCTGGGAAGGAGACCGTTCTGAGGCTGAGGACCAGAGATGAGCCGGCACACTACTGCACCATCTGTGAG GTGGAAGTGTTCAACCTGTTGTTTGTGCGGCGCGAGCACCTGTCCAAGAAGCAGTGTTTGGTCCACTGCCAAGACTGCGCCAGAAAAGGCAGCGCCGCGCTTGACGACTTCATGGTGCTGGAACAGTACAGGATGGAGGACCTGATGCAGGTCTACGACCAGTTCACATTA GTCCCCCCTCTTCATTCATCTTGA
- the LOC124861790 gene encoding lysine-specific demethylase 6A-like isoform X4, with product MHHTVEQLGDKASRDSYAIQCLQKSVEADPNSGQSWYFLGRCYASIGKVQDAFVSYRQSIDKSEASADTWCSIGVLYQQQNQPMDALQAYICAVQLDHSHAAAWMDLGTLYESCNQPHDAIKCYINATRSKGCTNTTALTHRIKCLQAQLSNPQLSSLQGKSKMLPLIEEAWSLPIPAELTSRQGGLSSAPQQACKPNHSAEGGGSGQSLPPHGGSLGQAEDQSCPAKRRRAGSPAKNDSWPSNPPQQPALSWYLSPQKLQMLEQLRSNRANLKPPQLQMLEQLEAQLAVMQQHQMRQNASGGQLRPSLPNGPTTNSLPSPNPSLHPTRPHLGPSRHLCPPQPLANGPVGSGPHRHSDSVGDNRNGNTNNQPGPAATGPNGDVPYPQAAGSSNAALLPHTCTSMTPQDAMPHQALHLNSSQGLQKECVSHATGSSSEGTPSHTQTPNTTTLIHPNNQVGHSSNAPSLRQTHNHLPSPPSLPHSSTSGGAGPTASTTKDGHADATSHGNGGSGGKEQLPLPSAESEKVQTDGLANHVHSGNGDKGTEGSDKQSLSADNPRLSALLVVEKGPEESEAPSEGTPSTVSTVLESQKKINNIHPAAVPSVPQPQGNSAASSPISAISTATPSPKSSEHTQTGGQSPPTTTTATTTLSTAPAVNGNSKGGISEDSQSPLKGEPPTITGLIATPPHGHSSSSSSSSSSSISIYPSSTDVLKACRNLGKNGLSNSSILLDKCPPPRLPPPPSPALPKDKLNPPTPSIYLENKRDAFFPPLHQFCTNPSNPVTVIRGLAGALKLDLGLFSTKTLVEANPEHPVEVWTQLLQPADENWDPSGTKKMWRCESTRAHTTIAKYAQYQAASFQESLREENEKKALKEPLDTEPSSAESATRKRRGPLKHIKFGTNIDVSDERKWKQQLQELSKLPAFARVVSAGNLLSHVGHTILGMNTVQLYMKVPGSRIAGHQEHNNFCAVNINIGPGDCEWFAVPEAYWGVMSNFCEKNNINFLMGSWWPNLEDLYEADVPVYRFIQRPGDLVWLNTGTIHWVQAIGWCNNVGWNVGPLTAHQYKLGVERYEWNKLQSVKSMVPMVHLSWNMARNIKVSDHKLFEMIKYCLLRTLKQCQWVKEALTSAGKETVLRLRTRDEPAHYCTICEVEVFNLLFVRREHLSKKQCLVHCQDCARKGSAALDDFMVLEQYRMEDLMQVYDQFTLVPPLHSS from the exons ATGCATCACACAGTGGAACAGCTGGGGGACAAGGCCAGCAGGGACAGTTATGCCATCCAGTGTCTGCAGAAATCTGTGGAAGCTGACCCCAACTCTGGACAGTCTTGGTATTTCCTTGGCAG gtgCTACGCAAGTATTGGCAAGGTCCAGGATGCCTTTGTCTCTTATCGGCAATCCATAGATAAATCGGAGGCCAGTGCAGATACTTGGTGCTCTATAGG GGTGTTGTACCAGCAGCAGAACCAGCCAATGGACGCTTTGCAGGCTTACATTTGCGCCGTGCAGCTGGACCACAGCCACGCCGCAGCCTGGATGGATCTGGGCACATTGTACGAGTCCTGTAACCAGCCGCACGATGCCATAAAGTGCTACATCAACGCCACACGCAGCAAAGGCTGCACCAACACCACCGCGTTAACCCACCGCATCAAATGTCTCCAG GCTCAATTGAGTAACCCCCAGCTCAGTAGCCTACAGGGTAAAAGTAAAATGCTCCCTCTTATTGAGGAGGCATGGAGCCTACCAATCCCAGCTGAGCTAACCTCCAGGCAGGGAGGCCTGAGCAGTGCACCGCAGCAG GCCTGTAAGCCCAATCACAGTGCTGAAGGAGGGGGCTCAGGTCAGTCTCTACCCCCTCATGGGGGCTCGCTGGGTCAAGCAGAGGACCAGTCATGCCCAGCCAAGAGGAGAAGAGCCGGCAGTCCTGCCAAG AATGATTCATGGCCCAGTAATCCACCACAACAGCCAGCACTGAGCTGGTACCTCTCCCCACAGAAATTACAG ATGCTGGAACAGCTGCGCAGTAACCGGGCCAATCTGAAGCCCCCTCAGCTACAGATGTTGGAGCAGCTGGAAGCTCAGCTCGCTGTAATGCAGCAGCACCAG ATGAGGCAAAATGCGTCAGGAGGTCAGCTTCGTCCCTCTCTTCCTAATGGTCCCACCACCAACTCTCTCCCCTCTCCCAACCCCAGCCTCCACCCCACCCGGCCCCACTTGGGACCGTCACGGCACCTTTGCCCGCCTCAGCCGCTGGCCAACGGGCCCGTCGGCTCCGGGCCACACAGACACTCTGACTCTGTGGGTGACAATAGAAATGGTAATACTAATAATCAGCCGGGGCCCGCGGCCACAGGACCCAACGGAGACGTGCCTTACCCGCAAGCTGCCGGCAGCAGCAACGCAGCACTGCTACCTCACACCTGCACAAGCATGACGCCACAGGACGCCATGCCACACCAGGCCCTGCACCTAAACTCCTCTCAG GGGCTTCAAAAGGAGTGTGTTTCACATGCGACAGGCTCAAGCAGTGAGGGGACTCCCTCTCACACCCAGACCCCCAACACCACCACCCTAATTCACCCCAACAATCAGGTTGGACATTCCAGTAACGCTCCATCGCTGCGACAGACTCATAACCACCTCCCCTCCCCCCCATCCCTCCCCCACTCCTCTACCTCAGGTGGTGCTGGACCCACAGCGTCCACTACCAAAGATGGTCATGCTGATGCCACCTCCCACGGGAACGGGGGCTCAGGCGGTAAGGAGCAGTTGCCGCTCCCGTCTGCTGAGAGTGAAAAGGTGCAGACAGATGGACTAGCCAATCACGTCCACTCTGGGAATGGAGACAAGGGGACAGAAGGTAGTGATAAGCAAAGCCTTAGCGCAGACAATCCCAGGCTATCTGCCCTTCTGGTAGTGGAAAAGGGCCCTGAGGAGAGCGAGGCGCCGTCGGAGGGGACTCCATCCACAGTGTCTACGGTGCTGGAGTCCCAAAAGAAAATTAACAACATCCATCCGGCTGCTGTGCCCTCTGTGCCCCAACCTCAGGGCAACTCGGCCGCCTCCTCGCCCATCTCCGCCATATCTACAGCCACACCGTCGCCCAAATCTTCTGAACACACCCAAACAGGGGGCCAGAgtccccccaccaccaccaccgctACCACCACGTTGTCTACTGCGCCTGCCGTCAATGGCAACAGCAAAGGAGGCATTTCGGAGGACTCTCAAAGCCCACTTAAGGGTGAGCCTCCCACCATCACAGGTCTCATAGCAACGCCTCCACACGGACACAGCTCGTCCTCCTCATCGTCTTCGTCGTCTTCAATATCCATCTATCCCAGCTCCACAGATGTACTGAAGGCCTGCAG AAACCTTGGAAAGAACGGGCTTTCCAACAGCAGCATCCTTCTCGATAAGTGCCCCCCGCCCCGGCTGCCGCCCCCGCCTTCACCAGCCCTGCCCAAAGACAAGCTCAACCCTCCCACTCCCAGTATCTAC CTGGAGAACAAGAGGGACGCTTTTTTCCCTCCTCTGCACCAATTCTGCACAAACCCCTCCAACCCGGTCACTGTTATTAGGGGCCTAGCTGGAGCGCTCAAACTGG ACCTCGGCTTGTTCTCCACCAAGACTTTAGTGGAGGCTAACCCGGAGCACCCGGTGGAGGTCTGGACTCAGCTCCTACAGCCTGCAGACGAGAACTGGGACCCGAGTGGCACCAAGAAGATGTGGCGCTGCGAGAGCACCCGTGCTCACACCACCATTGCCAAATATGCTCAGTATCAGGCTGCTTCTTTCCAGGAGTCTCTGAGG GAGGAGAATGAAAAGAAGGCACTAAAGGAACCTCTGGACACAGAGCCATCATCTGCAGAGAG tGCCACACGAAAAAGAAGAGGGcctttaaaacacataaaatttgGAACTAACATCGACGTCTCTGATGAAAGGAA GTGGAAACAGCAGCTGCAGGAGCTCAGTAAACTGCCAGCCTTTGCTCGAGTGGTGTCAGCCGGCAACCTGCTGAGCCACGTGGGTCACACCATCCTGGGTATGAACACGGTTCAGCTCTACATGAAGGTCCCCGGGAGCAGGATCGCAGGCCACCAAGAGCACAACAACTTCTGTGCTGTCAATATCAACATCGGGCCCGGAGACTGCGAGTGGTTCGCTGTGCCGGAGGCTTACTGGGGAGTGATGAGTAACTTCTGCGAGAA GAACAACATAAACTTCCTAATGGGCTCGTGGTGGCCCAACCTGGAGGACCTGTACGAGGCTGATGTGCCGGTTTATCGCTTCATCCAGCGTCCAGGCGATTTGGTGTGGCTCAACACAGGAACCATCCACTGGGTGCAGGCTATCGGTTGGTGCAACAACGTCGGCTGGAACGTTGGACCTCTCACTG CCCACCAGTATAAGCTGGGTGTGGAGCGTTACGAGTGGAACAAGCTCCAGAGCGTTAAGTCTATGGTTCCCATGGTGCACCTCTCCTGGAACATGGCGCGGAACATCAAAGTGTCCGACCACAAGCTGTTCGAGATGATCAA GTACTGCTTGCTGCGGACGTTGAAACAGTGCCAGTGGGTGAAGGAGGCTCTGACGTCAGCTGGGAAGGAGACCGTTCTGAGGCTGAGGACCAGAGATGAGCCGGCACACTACTGCACCATCTGTGAG GTGGAAGTGTTCAACCTGTTGTTTGTGCGGCGCGAGCACCTGTCCAAGAAGCAGTGTTTGGTCCACTGCCAAGACTGCGCCAGAAAAGGCAGCGCCGCGCTTGACGACTTCATGGTGCTGGAACAGTACAGGATGGAGGACCTGATGCAGGTCTACGACCAGTTCACATTA GTCCCCCCTCTTCATTCATCTTGA